A genomic window from Anthonomus grandis grandis chromosome 2, icAntGran1.3, whole genome shotgun sequence includes:
- the LOC126748137 gene encoding uncharacterized protein LOC126748137: MEQLLPKNAIYLDEEVKAEYPTVEISSEDPTSLNFRQHKNLRPLCYHCGSHNLSYGQKYFWHRCASFQHFFCYYCFDHSLKRFNHTCVDGKPILDECKTIEHLLCGKIKFECKWPNCKKIFGGSTLRSHELSCELQPVRECPVSGCSWTGRIDLMEKEHFKEHQQAKMILRNVVLKVESDREYYLLILDKFVKVTYVIQELGGGF, translated from the coding sequence ATGGAGcaacttttaccaaaaaacgCCATCTACCTGGACGAGGAAGTGAAAGCGGAATACCCCACCGTGGAAATCTCCTCTGAAGACCCCACCAGCTTAAACTTCAGACAGCACAAGAACTTACGCCCTCTATGTTACCACTGTGGCAGTCACAATCTCAGCTACGGTCAAAAGTATTTTTGGCACCGCTGTGCTAGTTTCCAGCACTTCTTTTGCTACTACTGTTTCGACCACAGTCTGAAGAGGTTTAATCACACGTGCGTCGACGGAAAACCGATTTTGGACGAGTGTAAAACGATCGAGCATCTTTTGTGCGGTAAAATCAAGTTCGAGTGTAAATGGCCCAACTGTAAAAAAATCTTCGGCGGTTCAACTTTGAGGAGTCACGAGTTGAGTTGCGAGTTGCAACCGGTGAGGGAGTGTCCGGTCTCGGGATGTTCTTGGACCGGTCGGATTGATTTGATGGAAAAGGAGCATTTCAAGGAGCACCAACAAGCGAAAATGATCTTGAGGAATGTGGTGCTGAAGGTGGAGAGCGATAGGGAGTATTATCTGTTGATACTGGATAAGTTTGTGAAGGTTACGTATGTTATTCAGGAGCTGGGGGGAGGTTTTTGA